The Verrucomicrobium spinosum DSM 4136 = JCM 18804 genome includes a region encoding these proteins:
- a CDS encoding SDH family Clp fold serine proteinase yields MQKKRTIKINKPPILYPETQRIITRVEKKLDGPFIAYWSSGNGSVCHNDVAAFFEVLKNLGHQKHLYLFIKSNGGNGQAALRIVNLLRQYATKITALVPLECASAATMMAIGADEIKMGPLAYLTAVDTSLTHALSPVDRNNYAVAVSQDELNRVLRLWRESSQAGDTNPYKNLYDHVHPLVFGAIDRASSLSIKICEEILSYHLKDATERERISKHLNSAYPSHGYPIMLREAKRVGLKVTELDPELNDLLVSLSERYSEMGQQAITDFDEKNYHDHEILNIIEGKGVSFNFQNDKDWHYRENERRWVPLNDQSAWNKNTMVAGKLRTTRFHIR; encoded by the coding sequence ATGCAGAAAAAGCGGACGATCAAGATCAACAAGCCCCCGATTCTTTACCCGGAAACTCAGCGAATCATCACCCGGGTGGAAAAGAAACTGGACGGCCCCTTCATCGCCTACTGGTCCAGCGGCAATGGTTCTGTGTGCCACAACGACGTGGCGGCCTTCTTCGAAGTGCTGAAGAACCTCGGTCACCAGAAGCATCTCTATCTTTTCATCAAGTCCAACGGCGGCAACGGGCAGGCTGCCCTCCGCATCGTGAACCTGCTGCGCCAGTACGCCACCAAGATCACCGCCCTGGTGCCGCTGGAGTGCGCCAGCGCTGCCACGATGATGGCGATCGGTGCCGATGAGATCAAGATGGGCCCCCTGGCCTATCTCACCGCGGTGGACACCTCCCTCACCCACGCGCTCTCCCCGGTGGACCGTAACAACTACGCGGTGGCCGTGAGCCAGGACGAGCTGAACCGCGTGCTGCGCCTGTGGCGCGAGTCCTCCCAGGCCGGCGACACCAACCCCTACAAGAATCTCTACGATCACGTGCACCCGCTCGTGTTTGGGGCGATCGACCGCGCCAGCTCCCTGTCCATCAAGATCTGTGAGGAGATCCTCTCTTATCATTTAAAGGACGCGACCGAGCGGGAGCGCATCAGCAAGCACCTCAACTCCGCCTACCCCAGCCACGGCTATCCGATCATGTTGCGCGAAGCCAAACGCGTCGGCCTGAAGGTCACCGAGCTGGATCCCGAGCTGAACGATCTGCTGGTGAGCCTGAGCGAGCGCTACTCAGAAATGGGGCAGCAGGCCATCACGGACTTCGACGAGAAGAACTACCACGACCATGAGATCCTCAACATCATCGAGGGCAAGGGTGTGAGCTTTAACTTCCAGAACGACAAGGACTGGCACTACCGTGAAAACGAAAGGCGCTGGGTGCCGCTCAATGACCAGAGCGCCTGGAACAAAAACACCATGGTGGCCGGCAAATTGCGCACGACCCGCTTCCACATTCGCTAA
- a CDS encoding PVC-type heme-binding CxxCH protein yields the protein MRTPTLFLSLLALGLVGTASAQTASKELVGERAPANSICPTPEEAQKKMTVPPGYEVRCFAHEPMIENPVGMAWDPKGRLWVVELYEYPEGSTAPAPFGGEAKDDLYHPMPDLKGPIPRDRVVILEDTDNDGVADKRTVFLEGLNLACGILYGDNGVYIGQQPHLLHFRDNDGDDKPDEWRVVLTGFGREDTHELLNSFSWGPDGWLYMTHGVFTHSKVRRPGDPKDQGVVFNAGIGRCKPVESWASDAHYKSKAAPWMFEVYADGTSNPWGCDFDAAGNHFVSACVIDHLFHMSPGGLYVRQGGAPENPYSYELLPSIVNFKHFRAAYAGIQIYQGGRYPADANGHLFIGNIHDNAIHEEVVNPMGASFKAAPVRDFLRANDGWFRPVSTKTGPDGFLWVMDWCDKYPCYQNAKANPEGVDRARGRIWRVVYTGKDDPALAKAGVGSRESKDLNLEKLGTPELVKLMGHSNNWVRRTARRCLEELNDRAAAPLLLELFKTSREPSTRMEALWALNAGGVRDFQQILEAIKLAATDADPALRIWAARLTGETPDNMLHYGVEYVREGQSVKRHFYPILEKLASDADPTVRKAAAVALRGVMVEKYFMPTPLGRTSRLPEPNVKALERELYPLPFSYAIGDLDPVALENLLKSSGAENDRLIAFHLWMALEPNLSAKPDKWVPWLATVAPASQPMSRTLAYKAMRRLSDTRDAKNMDLALQFAARLEGEEALLATTLDGLVKGQESGVLKPTADPSAQLAAWRASKNGEVRKQAHNLAVLWGDKAAVAETMTLVLNDKTPLQQRIDALQVARKAGGVAILDGLQSLVKSDVPEPLLLEAVRTTAEAGGEAMPALLLQRWAKGSPAVRTAISQTLTSRPQWAALLLDAVKDHRVARADVPVIVSRFFATQKDAALKRRAEELLGVWRESNADVKALIAAKRKASLEGEPDLAAGKLMFQATCATCHEFFGGGQKVGPELIGSGRSNLDALLSNVIDPNQIIGNGYEAVNVTTKDNRTVSGRVVEDTPSHVKVLAIGGAEQIVPRDQVAKVENTHQSLMPMGFGALPDDAFRNLIWYILAPPEEGPLTREKKIALSTNMDAPVAKKPSGGTNWRAIDWESVSLWNPDWKVSAPDFERTPVKLPEYQGRKNVLLMHPFAENKPATLERKVKLAPGKPHKLTVVVASHDQGDWELRIKVGDKVIKKQVIGHDGDRWKTVAADLSEFAGQEVDVKLEGAATGWAWEFGYWGGITLE from the coding sequence ATGAGAACTCCCACCCTTTTCCTGTCGCTCCTCGCCCTGGGGCTCGTGGGGACCGCCTCAGCCCAAACCGCCAGCAAAGAGCTGGTGGGCGAGCGCGCTCCCGCGAACTCCATCTGTCCCACCCCTGAGGAGGCGCAGAAGAAAATGACTGTGCCGCCCGGGTATGAGGTGCGGTGTTTTGCCCACGAACCGATGATTGAGAATCCCGTGGGCATGGCCTGGGATCCCAAGGGGCGGCTCTGGGTGGTGGAGCTCTACGAATACCCGGAAGGCTCCACGGCCCCTGCGCCCTTCGGTGGCGAGGCCAAGGATGATCTCTATCACCCCATGCCGGATCTCAAGGGGCCGATTCCGCGAGATCGCGTGGTCATTCTGGAAGACACAGACAATGATGGCGTGGCCGACAAGCGTACAGTGTTCCTGGAGGGCCTCAATCTCGCCTGCGGTATTCTCTATGGGGACAACGGCGTGTACATCGGCCAGCAGCCGCATCTTCTCCACTTCCGGGACAACGACGGCGATGACAAACCGGATGAATGGCGCGTCGTGTTGACCGGCTTTGGCCGCGAGGACACGCACGAGCTGCTGAACTCCTTCTCCTGGGGGCCGGATGGCTGGCTCTACATGACGCACGGGGTGTTCACCCACTCCAAGGTGCGCCGCCCGGGAGATCCCAAGGATCAGGGGGTGGTGTTCAACGCTGGCATCGGGCGGTGCAAGCCGGTGGAATCCTGGGCTTCTGACGCGCATTACAAGTCCAAGGCTGCTCCGTGGATGTTTGAGGTGTATGCAGACGGAACCAGCAACCCTTGGGGATGTGATTTTGACGCTGCGGGCAATCACTTCGTCAGCGCCTGCGTCATCGATCACTTGTTTCATATGTCCCCGGGTGGGCTCTATGTCCGTCAGGGTGGAGCGCCGGAGAATCCGTACTCGTACGAGCTGCTGCCCAGCATCGTGAACTTCAAGCACTTCCGCGCCGCTTACGCGGGCATTCAGATTTATCAAGGGGGCCGCTATCCCGCTGATGCGAACGGGCACCTGTTCATCGGCAACATCCATGACAACGCCATTCATGAGGAAGTGGTGAACCCGATGGGGGCCAGCTTCAAGGCCGCCCCGGTGCGCGACTTCCTGCGGGCCAATGACGGGTGGTTCCGCCCCGTGAGTACGAAGACGGGGCCGGATGGGTTCCTCTGGGTGATGGACTGGTGCGACAAGTACCCTTGCTATCAGAATGCCAAGGCCAATCCCGAAGGCGTGGACCGCGCCCGTGGTCGTATCTGGCGGGTGGTGTACACCGGAAAGGATGATCCCGCGCTGGCCAAGGCCGGCGTGGGTTCGAGGGAATCAAAGGACCTGAATCTGGAGAAGCTGGGCACGCCGGAACTGGTGAAGCTCATGGGTCACAGCAACAACTGGGTGCGGCGCACGGCCCGCCGCTGTTTGGAGGAGCTGAATGATCGCGCTGCGGCACCCCTTCTTCTTGAGCTTTTCAAAACCTCCAGGGAACCCAGCACCCGGATGGAGGCGCTGTGGGCCCTCAATGCCGGCGGCGTGAGAGATTTTCAGCAGATTCTGGAAGCCATTAAACTTGCGGCGACGGATGCCGATCCGGCGTTGCGCATCTGGGCGGCCCGACTCACGGGAGAGACGCCAGACAACATGCTGCACTACGGAGTGGAGTATGTCCGTGAAGGGCAGAGTGTGAAGCGGCACTTCTATCCCATCCTGGAAAAGCTGGCTTCTGATGCCGATCCCACGGTCCGAAAAGCTGCGGCAGTGGCCCTAAGAGGGGTGATGGTGGAGAAGTACTTTATGCCAACTCCTCTGGGGCGTACCAGTCGTCTCCCAGAACCAAACGTGAAGGCACTGGAACGCGAACTTTATCCTTTACCGTTCTCTTACGCGATTGGGGATCTCGACCCTGTGGCGCTCGAAAACCTCCTGAAATCCAGCGGCGCAGAGAACGACCGTCTCATCGCCTTCCATCTCTGGATGGCTCTCGAGCCCAACCTCTCCGCGAAGCCGGACAAGTGGGTGCCATGGCTGGCCACGGTGGCTCCGGCTTCCCAGCCCATGTCGCGCACGCTGGCATACAAGGCCATGCGCCGTCTGTCAGACACACGAGATGCAAAGAACATGGATCTCGCGCTGCAGTTCGCCGCCAGACTGGAGGGTGAAGAGGCCCTTCTCGCCACCACGCTCGACGGCTTGGTGAAGGGCCAGGAGAGTGGTGTGCTGAAACCCACGGCCGATCCCTCCGCGCAGCTCGCAGCGTGGCGCGCCAGCAAGAACGGAGAGGTGCGCAAGCAGGCTCACAACCTGGCGGTGCTCTGGGGTGACAAGGCCGCGGTGGCCGAGACGATGACGCTGGTGCTCAATGACAAGACCCCGCTGCAACAGCGCATCGATGCGCTGCAAGTGGCGCGCAAGGCCGGTGGTGTCGCCATCCTGGACGGGCTTCAATCGCTCGTGAAGTCGGACGTTCCCGAGCCGCTGCTGCTGGAAGCCGTACGCACCACGGCGGAGGCGGGTGGTGAGGCCATGCCTGCCCTGCTCTTGCAGCGTTGGGCCAAAGGCAGCCCGGCGGTGCGCACTGCTATTTCCCAAACCCTGACGAGCCGCCCGCAATGGGCCGCCTTGCTGCTGGATGCGGTGAAGGACCATCGTGTGGCCCGTGCCGATGTACCGGTGATTGTGAGCCGCTTCTTCGCCACTCAGAAGGATGCGGCATTGAAGAGGCGGGCGGAAGAGTTGCTGGGCGTCTGGCGTGAATCCAATGCGGACGTCAAGGCCCTCATCGCTGCCAAGCGCAAAGCGAGCCTGGAAGGGGAGCCGGATCTGGCGGCTGGCAAGCTCATGTTCCAGGCCACCTGTGCCACCTGCCATGAGTTCTTCGGCGGTGGTCAAAAGGTTGGGCCGGAACTGATTGGCAGTGGTCGCAGCAACCTCGATGCGCTGCTGTCCAATGTGATCGATCCCAACCAGATCATCGGCAATGGCTATGAAGCGGTGAACGTGACCACCAAGGACAACCGCACGGTGAGCGGCCGCGTGGTGGAGGACACGCCCTCCCATGTGAAGGTGCTGGCCATCGGCGGTGCAGAGCAGATCGTGCCGCGGGATCAGGTGGCCAAGGTGGAGAACACTCACCAGAGCCTCATGCCCATGGGGTTCGGCGCGCTGCCGGATGATGCCTTCCGCAACCTCATCTGGTACATCCTGGCTCCACCAGAAGAGGGGCCGCTGACCAGGGAGAAGAAGATCGCCCTCAGCACCAACATGGACGCCCCGGTGGCGAAGAAGCCCTCCGGCGGAACTAACTGGCGGGCCATCGACTGGGAGAGCGTGTCTCTGTGGAATCCGGATTGGAAGGTCTCGGCACCGGACTTCGAGCGGACCCCGGTGAAGCTGCCAGAGTACCAGGGGCGGAAGAATGTGCTCCTCATGCACCCGTTTGCGGAGAACAAACCCGCCACTCTGGAGCGCAAGGTCAAGCTGGCCCCGGGTAAACCGCACAAGCTCACCGTGGTGGTGGCGTCCCATGATCAGGGCGACTGGGAGCTCCGCATCAAGGTGGGGGACAAGGTCATCAAGAAGCAGGTCATCGGCCACGATGGCGACCGCTGGAAGACCGTCGCCGCCGACCTCAGTGAATTCGCCGGCCAGGAAGTGGATGTGAAGCTCGAAGGTGCCGCCACCGGCTGGGCCTGGGAGTTTGGCTACTGGGGCGGCATTACTCTCGAGTAG